A genome region from Camelina sativa cultivar DH55 chromosome 10, Cs, whole genome shotgun sequence includes the following:
- the LOC104718449 gene encoding transcription factor TGA2.3-like isoform X1, which produces MRNRVEEKFLEFYENWVIQLEQYLHQLLIAHNTTMSEIELRALISKLTTHHKAYYTAKWAAIGEDVLAFFGPVWLTPLEKACFWLTGWKPSTVFRMVDRLRKSRLVLVEAQVRKLEELRAKTKFEEQKIEREVERYQVAMGDRKMVELARLGCHVGGESVVVVEAAVKGLATGLEKMVKAADCVRLKTLKGILDILAPPQCVEFLAAAAAFQVQLRRWGNQRHNVTHSYGY; this is translated from the exons ATGAGAAACCGAGTAGAAGAAAAGTTCCTAGAGTTCTACGAGAATTGGGTCATTCAACTTGAGCAATATCTTCATCAACTTTTAATTGCTCATAACACCACTATGAGTGAGATCGAGCTTAGAGCTTTGATCTCGAAGCTAACCACACATCACAAAGCTTATTATACGGCAAAATGGGCAGCCATAGGAGAAGATGTCTTAGCCTTCTTCGGACCGGTTTGGCTAACCCCGTTAGAGAAAGCTTGTTTCTGGTTAACCGGATGGAAACCTTCGACGGTGTTTCGGATGGTTGATAGGCTGAGGAAGTCGAGGTTGGTACTTGTGGAGGCTCAGGTGAGAAAACTGGAGGAGCTGAGAGCTAAGACCAAGTTCGAGGAGcaaaaaattgagagagaggTTGAGCGGTATCAG GTGGCTATGGGTGATAGGAAGATGGTTGAGCTTGCGAGGCTTGGATGTCACGTAGGAGGAGAATCTGTGGTGGTGGTTGAGGCAGCGGTGAAGGGTTTGGCGACGGGGCTCGAGAAGATGGTGAAGGCGGCGGATTGTGTGAGGCTGAAAACGCTTAAAGGTATTTTAGACATATTAGCTCCACCGCAGTGCGTTGAGTTTTTGGCAGCGGCGGCTGCATTTCAGGTTCAGTTACGTCGGTGGGGAAACCAAAGACATAATGTCACTCACTCCTATGGTTACTGA
- the LOC104718448 gene encoding uncharacterized protein LOC104718448: protein MENPSSNIEKVQEDCYNEWMSLQARRMTELKQALSNGEKDDAKLRDLARTALRDFEDYAGKRSKHSRRYSSNYYAPTWNTCLENALLWIGGCRPSSFIRLIYAMCGSQTEHRFSNFLRNDNIDDLSMALGETHGETGGEDSMSDLTAEQLFKINELHLKTVQAENKLSKQSASLQEDTADIPMAMAAFYKEEIGETDVVVERALDKHEEDMAGLLVEADKLRLTTMTKIVEILTAVQAVDFLLAGKKLHLAMHEWGRCREHRRVEAYGGGDSGGEVAGE from the exons atggaaaatccGAGCTCAAACATAGAAAAAGTTCAAGAAGATTGTTATAACGAGTGGATGAGTTTACAAGCCAGACGGATGACGGAGCTTAAACAAGCTCTATCCAACGGTGAAAAAGATGATGCCAAGCTTCGAGATTTGGCACGAACGGCGCTCAGAGACTTTGAAGATTACGCCGGAAAACGGTCCAAACACTCCCGTCGATATAGCTCAAACTATTACGCTCCGACATGGAACACTTGTCTTGAAAACGCACTTCTTTGGATTGGAGGTTGTCGTCCTTCTTCGTTTATACGACTCATATACGCCATGTGTGGGTCTCAAACTGAGCACCGTTTCTCTAACTTCCTCCGTAACGACAACATCGACG ATCTAAGCATGGCTCTTGGTGAGACACATGGAGAAACGGGAGGAGAAGACTCGATGAGTGATCTAACGGCTGAGCAATTATTCAAGATCAACGAGCTTCATCTGAAAACGGTGCAGGCAGAGAACAAGCTGAGTAAGCAATCTGCAAGCTTACAAGAGGACACGGCGGATATACCTATGGCCATGGCTGCATTTTACAAAGAGGAGATCGGCGAAACTGACGTGGTGGTGGAGCGTGCGCTTGATAAGCATGAAGAGGATATGGCTGGTTTATTGGTTGAAGCGGATAAGCTGAGGTTGACCACGATGACTAAGATAGTTGAGATTTTGACGGCGGTTCAGGCGGTGGATTTTCTTCTCGCCGGGAAAAAACTTCATTTGGCGATGCATGAGTGGGGAAGATGTAGAGAACATCGCCGGGTCGAAGCTTATGGTGGTGGTGATTCGGGTGGAGAAGTTGCCGGGGAGTGA
- the LOC104718449 gene encoding transcription factor TGA2.3-like isoform X3 yields the protein MRNRVEEKFLEFYENWVIQLEQYLHQLLIAHNTTMSEIELRALISKLTTHHKAYYTAKWAAIGEDVLAFFGPVWLTPLEKACFWLTGWKPSTVFRMVDRLRKSRLVLVEAQVRKLEELRAKTKFEEQKIEREVERYQVAMGDRKMVELARLGCHVGGESVVVVEAAVKGLATGLEKMVKAADCVRLKTLKGM from the exons ATGAGAAACCGAGTAGAAGAAAAGTTCCTAGAGTTCTACGAGAATTGGGTCATTCAACTTGAGCAATATCTTCATCAACTTTTAATTGCTCATAACACCACTATGAGTGAGATCGAGCTTAGAGCTTTGATCTCGAAGCTAACCACACATCACAAAGCTTATTATACGGCAAAATGGGCAGCCATAGGAGAAGATGTCTTAGCCTTCTTCGGACCGGTTTGGCTAACCCCGTTAGAGAAAGCTTGTTTCTGGTTAACCGGATGGAAACCTTCGACGGTGTTTCGGATGGTTGATAGGCTGAGGAAGTCGAGGTTGGTACTTGTGGAGGCTCAGGTGAGAAAACTGGAGGAGCTGAGAGCTAAGACCAAGTTCGAGGAGcaaaaaattgagagagaggTTGAGCGGTATCAG GTGGCTATGGGTGATAGGAAGATGGTTGAGCTTGCGAGGCTTGGATGTCACGTAGGAGGAGAATCTGTGGTGGTGGTTGAGGCAGCGGTGAAGGGTTTGGCGACGGGGCTCGAGAAGATGGTGAAGGCGGCGGATTGTGTGAGGCTGAAAACGCTTAAAG gcATGTAA
- the LOC104718450 gene encoding protein MALE DISCOVERER 2 codes for MGCGYHFPCFLFLIISLQAPLSLSLNSQGSALLKFRARVNSDPHGTLANWNVSGNDLCFWSGVTCVDGKVQILDLSGCSLEGTLAPELSQLSNLRSLILSRNHFSGGIPKEYGSFKNLQVLDLRDNDLSGQIPPELTNDSSLKHLLLSGNKFSGDVRIKILRLQSSYEVRLNKSPKLSPLSVLGCANRRLGHCVSRNRFIRVKKIEAFVFHIKATSRRFLKALPSFLEETDILKRRELLEETSNLAAEPAPSAPSPSPGIITEASPRSSGSFPAVTNAKKRRPPLLPPSPDEDTSPDSSQNQPQDNKQSKHVWLYVVIAVASFVGLLVIVAGIFFCRKRAVKSIGPWKTGLSGQLQKAFVTGVPKLNRAELETACEDFSNIIEAFDGYTVYKGTLSSGVEIAVASTAIAESKEWTRAMEMAYRRKIDSLSRINHKNFVNLIGYCEEDDPFNRMMVFEYAPNGTLFEHLHDKEMEHLDWGARMRIIMGTAYCLQHMHEMNPPMAHSDFNSSEIYLTDDYAAKVSEIPFNLEARLNPKKQVSGDLEQTSLLLPPEPEANVHSFGVLMLEIISGKLSFSDEYGSIEQWASKYLVNEDSGEMIDPSLKTFKEEELEVICDVIRECLKTEPRHRPSMKDVAEQLKQVINITPEKATPRSSPLWWAELEILSSEAT; via the exons ATGGGTTGTGGATACCACTTCCCTTGCTTCCTCTTCTTGATCATTAGCCTTCAAGCTCCTCTCTCTTTGTCCCTCAATTCCCAAG GATCCGCATTGTTGAAGTTCCGGGCAAGAGTGAACTCGGATCCTCATGGAACTCTTGCAAATTGGAATGTTTCTGGTAATGATCTCTGCTTTTGGTCAGGGGTTACTTGCGTTGACGGTAAAGTGCAGATTCT GGATCTTAGCGGATGTTCTTTGGAAGGAACGTTAGCTCCTGAGCTTAGCCAATTGAGTAACTTAAGATCTCT AATACTCTCTAGGAATCATTTCTCCGGTGGAATTCCAAAGGAGTATGGGAGTTTCAAAAACTTGCAAGTCTTAGATTTGAGAGATAACGATTTGAGCGGACAGATTCCACCTGAGCTAACCAATGACTCATCGCTAAAACACTT GTTGCTTTCTGGTAACAAATTTTCTGGTGATGTGAGAATAAAGATCCTGAGACTTCAATCATCGTATGAAGTCCGGTTAAACAAGAGTCCAAAGTTATCTCCTTTGTCTGTTCTCGGATGTGCAAACAGAAGACTTGGACATTG TGTTTCAAGAAACCGTTTCATTCGAGTAAAAAAGATAGAAGCTTTTGTATTCCATATCAAAGCGACTTCCAGACGTTTCTTGAAAGCACTCCCGA GTTTTTTGGAGGAAACTGATATCCTCAAACGACGTGAGTTACTCGAGGAGACAAGTAATTTGGCAGCTGAGCCTGCTCCTTCCGCTCCTAGTCCTTCTCCTGGCATTATAACTGAAGCTTCCCCTCGGAGCAGCGGGTCTTTCCCTGCAGTAACTAATGCAAAGAAGAGAAGACCGCCTTTACTCCCTCCTTCTCCTGATGAGGACACTAGTCCTGATTCCTCTCAGAATCAGCCACAAGATAATAAACAGTCAAAACATGTGTGGCTGTATGTGGTTATTGCGGTTGCTTCTTTCGTCGGTTTACTGGTTATAGTAGCGGGTATATTCTTCTGCCGGAAAAGAGCAGTAAAGAGCATAGGTCCTTGGAAAACTGGTCTTAGTGGACAGTTACAGAAAGCTTTTGTTACCg GGGTACCAAAGCTCAATCGGGCTGAGCTAGAAACAGCGTGTGAGGATTTCAGCAATATTATAGAGGCATTTGACGGTTACACTGTGTACAAAGGAACTTTGTCGAGTGGTGTTGAGATAGCGGTGGCTTCAACCGCGATTGCTGAGTCTAAAGAATGGACAAGAGCCATGGAAATGGCATACCGTAGAAAG attgATTCACTGTCCCGGATCAACCATAAGAACTTTGTGAATCTGATTGGATattgtgaagaagatgatccttTTAATAGGATGATGGTCTTTGAATATGCTCCAAATGGAACCCTTTTCGAGCATTTGCACG ATAAGGAGATGGAGCATCTTGATTGGGGCGCACGGATGAGAATAATAATGGGAACAGCTTATTGTTTGCAACATATGCACGAGATGAACCCTCCCATGGCACATTCGGACTTCAACTCATCAGAAATCTACCTAACTGATGACTATGCAGCCAAG GTCTCGGAGATTCCTTTCAACTTAGAGGCAAGATTAAATCCGAAGAAACAAGTGAGTGGTGACTTGGAGCAAACGTCATTGCTACTACCTCCAGAGCCAGAGGCTAATGTCCATAGCTTCGGAGTCTTAATGCTCGAAATAATCTCCGGAAAGCTCTCTTTCTCAGACGAATACGGTTCCATCGAGCaatgg GCATCAAAGTACCTTGTAAACGAAGACTCAGGAGAAATGATAGATCCATCGTTAAAGacattcaaagaagaagagcttgaagTGATATGCGATGTGATACGAGAATGTCTGAAAACAGAGCCGAGACATCGACCTTCAATGAAAGATGTAGCGGAACAACTTAAACAAGTTATTAACATAACTCCTGAGAAAGCTACCCCTAGATCCTCTCCTCTTTGGTGGGCAGAGCTCGAGATCTTGTCCTCTGAAGCAACTTGA
- the LOC104718449 gene encoding transcription factor TGA2.3-like isoform X2, whose product MRNRVEEKFLEFYENWVIQLEQYLHQLLIAHNTTMSEIELRALISKLTTHHKAYYTAKWAAIGEDVLAFFGPVWLTPLEKACFWLTGWKPSTVFRMVDRLRKSRLVLVEAQVRKLEELRAKTKFEEQKIEREVERYQVAMGDRKMVELARLGCHVGGESVVVVEAAVKGLATGLEKMVKAADCVRLKTLKAMNNNGEEERFLEPTQKE is encoded by the exons ATGAGAAACCGAGTAGAAGAAAAGTTCCTAGAGTTCTACGAGAATTGGGTCATTCAACTTGAGCAATATCTTCATCAACTTTTAATTGCTCATAACACCACTATGAGTGAGATCGAGCTTAGAGCTTTGATCTCGAAGCTAACCACACATCACAAAGCTTATTATACGGCAAAATGGGCAGCCATAGGAGAAGATGTCTTAGCCTTCTTCGGACCGGTTTGGCTAACCCCGTTAGAGAAAGCTTGTTTCTGGTTAACCGGATGGAAACCTTCGACGGTGTTTCGGATGGTTGATAGGCTGAGGAAGTCGAGGTTGGTACTTGTGGAGGCTCAGGTGAGAAAACTGGAGGAGCTGAGAGCTAAGACCAAGTTCGAGGAGcaaaaaattgagagagaggTTGAGCGGTATCAG GTGGCTATGGGTGATAGGAAGATGGTTGAGCTTGCGAGGCTTGGATGTCACGTAGGAGGAGAATCTGTGGTGGTGGTTGAGGCAGCGGTGAAGGGTTTGGCGACGGGGCTCGAGAAGATGGTGAAGGCGGCGGATTGTGTGAGGCTGAAAACGCTTAAAG CGATGAACAACAACGGCGAGGAGGAACGATTCCTGGAACCAACCCAGAAAGAATAA
- the LOC104718451 gene encoding uncharacterized protein LOC104718451 — MEGRKLNLYAPLPSIRRIPSFIERSSESENKKTTITRPVLRSCPSTKQETPVFVLPDQSFYNLTESASVPFVWEQSPGKPKDDMATLIQESGLLETDEEEEDEDEDLDTVPSNGSFSVNCSTSGVSEIEKNGEKSEGDDEKKSRESLDLMMSRFLPAAKAMALQIHQKHQSSYNSSEQKQITQTTREALVIRQRSQLVSEHEHFAIVQSLYDDLNIDDDDDDDEDDDDDYGHGDHKIYPNVTKKACGFLPRLCAKNSFKFLNPVPLDSVSSNRSMKHSSGEQTSLPNWSTRRLSGFISPYRTSCSDSGFLGTPEKPTESFKRLNRGISKSQELYPTRTRRDLILPNYSNSGEIRTFRSSVSTPSRNQRTTIPDSRFLVEEVNRRRNNNRSGNLLNTSPECTPAISPPPLPETPSRSWLRRTLLPPVNPRPYGVVLSQVRTKKLDQEVLESTKWETIVKTSYVHNDHARYSQELIVHPSSRQINT, encoded by the exons ATGGAGGGGAGGAAACTGAATTTGTATGCTCCATTACCATCTATAAGACGGATACCATCTTTTATAGAGCGTTCGAGTGAATCAGAGAACAAGAAGACGACGATTACAAGACCAGTGCTTAGATCATGTCCGAGTACAAAACAAGAAACGCCGGTTTTTGTATTACCAGACCAGAGCTTCTATAATCTAACCGAATCAGCTTCAGTTCCTTTTGTGTGGGAACAAAGCCCTGGAAAACCAAAAGATGACATGGCTACATTGATTCAAGAATCAGGTTTATTAGAgaccgatgaagaagaagaagacgaagatgaagatttgGATACGGTTCCTTCAAATGGAAGCTTCTCTGTTAACTGCAGCACAAGTGGAGTAAGCGAAATCGAGAAGAATGGTGAGAAGTCCGAAggtgatgatgagaagaaatcTAGAGAAAGTCTAGATCTAATGATGTCCAGATTCTTACCAGCTGCTAAAGCAATGGCTCTTCAGATACATCAGAAACATCAATCTTCATATAACTCTTCAGAGCAGAAGCAAATCACTCAGACGACCAGAGAAGCTCTTGTAATCCGCCAAAGAAGTCAATTAGTCTCAGAACATGAACATTTCGCCATTGTTCAGAGCCTTTACGATGATTTAAacatcgatgatgatgatgatgatgacgaagatgatgatgatgattatggtcATGGTGATCACAAGATCTATCCAAATGTTACCAAGAAAGCTTGCGGATTCTTGCCAAGGCTTTGTGCTAAGAACTCATTCAAGTTTCTAAACCCGGTTCCTTTGGATTCAGTATCATCAAACCGGTCTATGAAACACTCGTCGGGTGAACAAACCAGTTTACCAAACTGGTCAACTAGGCGTCTCTCCGGTTTTATATCTCCGTACCGAACCTCTTGTTCTGATTCCGGTTTTCTCGGTACTCCGGAGAAACCAACAGAGAGCTTCAAAAGGCTAAACAGAGGAATAAGCAAGTCTCAAGAACTGTATCcgacaagaacaagaagagactTGATTCTTCCTAATTATTCAAACTCTGGTGAAATCAGAACGTTTAGAAGCTCGGTCTCAACTCCTTCGAGGAACCAACGGACGACAATTCCCGACTCGAGGTTTCTTGTGGAGGAAGTAAACAGAAGAAGGAACAACAACAGGTCAGGGAATCTTCTCAATACATCGCCGGAATGTACGCCGGCGATTTCTCCTCCTCCGTTACCGGAAACTCCGTCTCGGTCTTGGCTCCGACGAACCCTCCTTCCGCCGGTGAACCCTAGACCATACGGAGTCGTTTTAAGTCAAGTTCGTACCAAGAAACTAGATCAAGAAGTTCTTGAATCTACGAAATGGGAGACGATCGTTAAAACATCGTACGTTCACAACGATCACGCTCGTTATTCTCAG GAGCTGATTGTTCATCCATCGTCTCGCCAGATAAATACATAA